A region from the Malus domestica chromosome 07, GDT2T_hap1 genome encodes:
- the LOC103438940 gene encoding putative ABC transporter C family member 15 yields the protein MAWEHMLGFRSAIINFRLLQFRTEWLQQNLPCLSEHISIGMQLGFLGILALHFVHKICKQRSKFPDEGTEKYSRIGVRFSTIYKTSMACSLLLMCTHFVVFVLLLNGRVTYCNYKFRPVSSESMQVVSWAISSVSLYQIANSKSIKFPWLLRAWWLCSFFSSVISVAVDTHFRLTYHGELRLQDYAGFLSLLASTCLCGISVRGKTGLTFAIPNGVTEPLLNRKAHKHSDGKRESLYGKATLLQLITFSWLNPLFVIGYKKPLEPDEVPNVDIKDSAEFLSRSFDKKLKFIKERDGTTDPTIYKTIYLFIRKKAAINAMFAVISAGASYVGPYLIDDFVTFLSQKSTRSLQSGYILALGFLGAKMVETIAQRQWIFGARQLGLRLRAALISQIYKKGLLLSSQSRQSHTSGEVINYMSVDIQRITDFIWYLNIIWMMPIQISLAIYILHTNLGMGSFAALAATLGVLLINIPMTAMQKRYQTRIMEAKDNRMKATSEVLRSMKTIKLQAWDSQFLHKLESLRKIEYNWLWKSLRLSAIGAFVFWGSPTFISVVTFVACTFMGIELTAGRVLSALATFRMLQDPIFNLPDLLSVIAQGKVSADRVASYLQEDEIQQDAIEHVPKDQMEFAIVIENGKFGWDTDSSRTTLDAINLKVKRGMKVAICGTVGSGKSSLLSCILGEIQKVSGSVKISGTKAYVPQSPWILTGNIRDNILFGNAYNKAKYDRTVKACALEKDFELFSAGDLTEIGERGINMSGGQKQRIQIARAVYQDADIYLLDDPFSAVDAHTGTQLFEDCMMGILREKTILYVTHQVEFLPAADFILVMQDGKIAQAGGFEELLAQNIGFELLVGAHSRALESIITVENTSRASQDPTPDSESNTDSTSIAELQQTRQESEHNLSLEITEKEGKLVQDEEREKGSIGKEVYLSYLTIVKGGVLVPIIILAQSSFQALQVGSNYWMAWASPPTSETEPHMEISFVLLIYILLAVGSSLCVLLRSSLVVIAGLSTAQKLFTTMLHSVLRAPMSFFDSTPTGRILNRASTDQSVLDLEIANKLGWCAFSIIQLLGTIAVMSQVAWEVFVIFIPVTAICIWYQRYYIPTARELARLSGIERAPILHHFAESLAGAATIRAFDQQERFSDSNLSLIDNHSRPWFHNVSAMEWLSFRLNLLSNFVFAFSLILLVTLPEGVINPSIAGLAVTYGINLNVLQASVIWNICNAENKMISVERILQYSKLKSEAPMVIEECRPPVNWPQVGTICFKNLQIRYAEHLPSVLKNINCTFPGQNKVGVVGRTGSGKSTLIQAIFRVVEPREGSIIIDDVDICKIGLHDLRSRLSIIPQDPTMFEGTVRGNLDPLEQYSDGDVWEALEKCQLGNLVRAKEEKLDASVVENGENWSVGQRQLVCLGRALLKKSRILVLDEATASVDSATDGVIQKVISQEFKDRTVVTIAHRIHTVIDSDLVLVLSDGRVAEYDTPAKLLEREESLFSKLIKEYSMRSQNFNNLATL from the exons ATGGCTTGGGAACACATGCTTGGTTTTCGGAGTGCTATTATAA ATTTTAGGCTTCTTCAATTTCGGACAGAATGGCTCCAGCAAAACTTGCCCTGCCTGTCCGAGCACATTAGCATCGGTATGCAACTTGGTTTCCTCGGCATCTTGGCACTACATTTTGTACATAAAATCTGCAAACAAAGATCAAAGTTCCCAGACGAAGGCACAGAGAAGTATAGCCGCATTGGCGTACGATTCAGCACCATCTACAAAACCAGCATGGCTTGTTCCCTTCTTCTGATGTGCACTCATTTCGTAGTTTTTGTGCTGTTGCTAAATGGAAGGGTGACATACTGCAACTATAAGTTTCGTCCTGTTTCTTCGGAGAGCATGCAGGTGGTATCGTGGGCAATTTCATCAGTTTCGTTATACCAGATCGCGAATAGTAAGTCGATCAAGTTCCCTTGGCTATTAAGAGCGTGGTGGCTTTGCAGCTTCTTCTCGTCTGTTATCTCTGTGGCTGTTGATACTCATTTCCGACTCACGTACCATGGCGAGCTTAGGTTACAAGATTATGCTGGCTTCCTCAGTCTCCTTGCATCCACCTGCCTATGTGGTATTTCAGTACGAGGGAAGACAGGACTAACATTCGCCATCCCAAATGGCGTTACTGAACCCCTTCTCAACAGAAAAGCTCACAAACATTCTGACGGAAAGAGAGAATCTCTATATGGAAAAGCCACTCTTCTCCAACTCATAACGTTCTCTTGGCTCAATCCCTTGTTTGTCATTGGATACAAGAAACCCCTTGAACCGGATGAAGTCCCAAATGTTGATATCAAAGACTCTGCTGAATTTCTGTCTCGCTCTTTTGACAagaaactaaaatttatcaagGAGAGAGATGGAACCACAGACCCAACAATCTACAAGACAATCTATTTATTCATCAGGAAGAAAGCAGCAATTAACGCAATGTTCGCTGTAATAAGTGCAGGAGCATCATATGTTGGTCCATACCTCATTGATGACTTCGTAACCTTTCTGAGTCAGAAGAGCACACGAAGCTTACAGAGCGGTTACATTCTTGCACTTGGCTTTCTAGGAGCTAAGATGGTTGAGACGATAGCACAGAGGCAATGGATTTTTGGGGCTCGACAGCTAGGCCTTCGGCTGAGAGCTGCACTTATATCTCAAATTTACAAAAAGGGCTTACTTCTGTCAAGCCAATCCCGCCAAAGCCACACTAGTGGAGAAGTCATCAATTACATGAGTGTAGATATCCAAAGAATCACAGATTTCATCTGGTACTTAAACATAATATGGATGATGCCTATTCAAATCTCATTGGCAATCTACATTCTTCATACGAATCTTGGGATGGGTTCTTTTGCTGCATTGGCAGCAACTTTGGGGGTTCTTCTTATCAACATACCGATGACTGCAATGCAGAAAAGATACCAGACTAGGATCATGGAAGCCAAGGACAACAGGATGAAAGCCACATCAGAAGTTCTTCGAAGCATGAAGACGATTAAACTTCAGGCATGGGATAGTCAGTTCCTACACAAGTTAGAAAGCTTGAGGAAGATAGAGTACAATTGGCTGTGGAAGTCACTGAGACTGTCAGCAATTGGGGCTTTTGTCTTCTGGGGATCACCCACATTTATCTCTGTGGTGACTTTCGTGGCATGCACGTTTATGGGAATAGAACTCACAGCGGGGAGAGTTTTATCAGCATTGGCCACCTTCAGAATGTTACAAGACCCTATATTTAATCTGCCTGACTTACTCTCCGTGATTGCACAGGGAAAGGTTTCGGCAGATAGAGTAGCTTCCTATCTCCAGGAAGATGAAATTCAGCAGGATGCCATTGAACATGTTCCGAAAGATCAGATGGAGTTTGCAATTGTTATAGAGAATGGAAAGTTTGGCTGGGATACCGATTCAAGTAGAACAACTCTTGATGCAATAAACTTAAAAGTGAAGAGGGGTATGAAAGTAGCAATTTGCGGGACTGTCGGATCAGGGAAATCCAGCCTGCTGTCATGCATTCTTGGAGAAATACAGAAAGTTTCTGGCTCAGTGAAAATCAGCGGTACAAAGGCTTACGTTCCTCAATCTCCATGGATACTTACAGGAAATATCAGGGACAATATTCTATTTGGAAATGCATACAACAAGGCCAAGTATGACAGAACTGTTAAAGCATGTGCTTTGGAGAAGGACTTTGAGCTATTCTCTGCAGGGGATCTAACAGAAATTGGAGAGAGAGGCATAAATATGAGTGGAGGACAGAAGCAAAGGATACAGATTGCTCGTGCGGTTTACCAGGATGCTGATATATATTTACTTGACGACCCTTTTAGCGCCGTTGATGCTCACACAGGCACCCAACTCTTTGAG GACTGCATGATGGGAATTCTCAGGGAAAAGACTATACTTTATGTCACCCACCAAGTTGAGTTTCTTCCAGCAGCAGACTTCATTCTG GTAATGCAAGATGGAAAAATCGCACAAGCTGGAGGATTCGAAGAGCTTCTGGCACAAAACATAGGATTTGAGCTTTTAGTTGGTGCTCATAGCCGAGCTCTAGAGTCAATCATTACAGTTGAAAATACTAGTAGAGCTTCTCAAGATCCAACACCTGACAGTGAATCAAACACTGACTCCACTTCAATCGCAGAACTTCAACAGACGCGGCAGGAATCAGAGCACAATCTCTCTCTAGAGATtacagaaaaagaaggaaagttgGTACaagatgaagagagagagaaagggagcaTAGGAAAAGAAGTTTACTTATCTTATTTGACCATCGTGAAAGGTGGGGTGCTAGTACCAATTATAATCTTGGCACAGTCATCATTCCAAGCGCTACAGGTAGGTAGTAACTACTGGATGGCATGGGCTTCACCTCCTACAAGTGAGACCGAACCTCACATGGAAATCAGTTTCGTATTACTTATTTATATACTACTTGCCGTTGGAAGTTCACTTTGCGTGCTATTACGATCCTCCCTAGTTGTAATAGCAGGACTTTCAACAGCACAGAAGCTCTTCACAACGATGCTACATAGTGTGCTCCGAGCACCAATGTCCTTTTTTGATTCAACCCCAACTGGAAGAATCTTAAACCGG GCATCTACTGATCAAAGCGTGCTCGATCTGGAAATTGCTAACAAATTAGGTTGGTGTGCTTTCTCAATAATACAGCTTTTAGGGACCATTGCAGTGATGTCGCAGGTAGCATGGGAAGTCTTCGTCATCTTCATTCCAGTAACTGCAATCTGCATATGGTATCAG CGATACTACATACCAACAGCAAGAGAACTGGCACGTTTATCAGGCATAGAAAGAGCTCCGATCCTCCACCACTTTGCAGAATCACTAGCAGGAGCTGCGACAATCCGTGCTTTTGATCAACAAGAACGATTCAGTGATTCAAATCTCAGTCTTATTGACAACCATTCCAGGCCATGGTTTCATAATGTGTCAGCAATGGAATGGCTTTCTTTCAGACTAAATCTGCTCTCCAACTTTGTTTTCGCCTTCTCATTGATTCTGTTGGTTACCCTCCCAGAAGGAGTTATAAATCCTA GCATTGCAGGGTTGGCGGTAACATATGGAATAAATCTGAATGTTTTGCAAGCTTCTGTTATATGGAACATATGCAACGCAGAAAATAAGATGATCTCAGTCGAGAGAATTCTGCAGTACTCAAAACTAAAAAGTGAAGCACCTATGGTAATCGAAGAGTGCAGGCCACCAGTCAACTGGCCACAAGTTGGAACAATCTGTTTCAAAAATCTGCAG ATTCGCTATGCTGAGCATCTCCCATCTGTTCTGAAAAACATCAACTGCACATTCCCCGGACAGAACAAGGTTGGTGTTGTAGGAAGGACCGGAAGTGGGAAATCAACCCTCATACAAGCCATTTTCAGGGTAGTTGAACCTAGAGAAGGAAGCATTATAATTGATGATGTCGACATCTGCAAAATTGGCCTTCATGACCTAAGATCAAGGCTTAGCATCATTCCCCAAGACCCAACAATGTTTGAAGGAACAGTTAGAGGGAACCTCGATCCACTAGAGCAATATTCCGACGGTGATGTTTGGGAG GCTCTAGAGAAATGTCAGTTAGGTAATCTGGTGCGTGCGAAGGAAGAGAAGTTGGATGCCTCAG TGGTCGAAAACGGAGAAAACTGGAGCGTGGGGCAAAGGCAGTTAGTTTGTCTTGGAAGAGCCTTGCTGAAGAAAAGCAGAATTCTGGTATTGGATGAAGCAACGGCATCAGTTGATTCCGCAACTGATGGAGTGATACAGAAGGTCATCAGCCAAGAATTCAAAGATCGAACGGTTGTCACAATTGCTCACAGAATCCACACAGTAATAGATAGTGATCTGGTTTTGGTCCTCAGTGATG GACGGGTTGCAGAATACGACACGCCAGCCAAGCTACTAGAGAGAGAAGAGTCCTTATTTTCTAAACTCATAAAGGAGTACTCAATGCGATCCCAGAACTTCAACAACTTAGCAACTCTCTAA
- the LOC103438939 gene encoding riboflavin biosynthesis protein PYRD, chloroplastic produces the protein MQVQTLSLQSYTLSPPTVSLPQQLSSKLLRSNPNSNSGFCNPLRRMSKSPNGLRSHGKSVGVMCGVAQDAGTDDGFYMRRCVELARKAIGCTSPNPMVGCVIVKDGKVVGEGFHPKAGQPHAEVFALRDAGDLAENATAYVSLEPCNHYGRTPPCSEALIKAKVKKVVVGMVDPNPIVASKGLDRLRDVGIDVTTGVEEELCKRLNEAYIHRMLTGNPFITIRYSMSVNGHFLDQLGQGVAESGGYYSQLLQEYDAVILSSSAIMENVSIPASQEAGANQPLRIIIARDSSSPIKIPALTVEPTDKLIVFADKETSVELERAQTGIEMVVFDQISLSAILEYCNSQGMCSVLFDLKGNVSDFEELLQDGIEQKLVQKIVVEVLPLWDENGVRNFPVALKSLSKRVELKNLQPKISNENVVLEGYL, from the exons atgcaAGTTCAGACACTTTCACTCCAGAGTTACACTCTCAGTCCACCCACTGTCTCGCTACCACAGCAACTTTCCAGTAAACTGTTGAGGTCGAATCCAAATTCAAATTCTGGGTTTTGCAATCCACTCAGAAGGATGTCCAAATCACCAAATGGTTTGAGAAGTCATGGTAAATCTGTTGGGGTCATGTGTGGAGTGGCACAAGACGCGGGTACAGATGATGGGTTCTATATGAGGAGGTGTGTAGAGCTTGCAAGAAAGGCTATCGGGTGTACCAGCCCCAATCCTATGGTGGGTTGTGTTATTGTCAAGGATGGCAAGGTTGTTGGTGAAGGCTTTCACCCAAAAGCTGGCCAGCCGCATGCTGAG GTTTTTGCTCTGAGAGATGCTGGGGATTTGGCTGAAAATGCAACAGCATATGTGAGCTTGGAACCGTGCAATCACTATGGGAGAACACCACCATGCAGCGAAGCCCTAATTAAAGCCAAAGTGAAAAAAGTGGTGGTTGGAATGGTGGATCCGAATCCAATCGTGGCATCGAAGGGGTTGGATAGATTAAGAGATGTTGGAATTGATGTTACTACGGGTGTAGAAGAAGAACTATGCAAGAGGCTAAATGAGGCTTATATCCATCGCATGCTAACAGGGAATCCTTTCATCACTATCCG ATACTCGATGTCAGTCAATGGACACTTTCTGGATCAGCTTGGACAAGGAGTTGCCGAGTCTGGTGGTTACTATTCGCAATTGTTACAGGAATATGATGCAGTTATTCTTTCTTCTTCCGCAATAATGGAGAACGTCTCTATTCCAGCGTCCCAAGAAGCTGGAGCCAATCAACCACTTCGGATTATAATAGCTAGGGATAGTAGTTCTCCAATCAAAATCCCTGCTCTCACCGTGGAACCAACTGATAAGCTAATAGTCTTTGCAGACAAAGAGACATCGGTAGAACTAGAAAGAGCTCAAACAGGTATTGAAATGGTGGTGTTCGATCAAATAAGCTTAAGTGCTATTTTGGAATACTGTAACTCTCAAGGAATGTGTAGTGTTTTGTTCGATTTAAAGGGAAACGTAAGTGATTTTGAAGAGCTTCTCCAAGACGGCATTGAACAGAAATTGGTGCAAAAAATTGTGGTAGAAGTATTGCCCCTGTGGGATGAAAATGGTGTCAGGAACTTTCCTGTTGCATTGAAGAGTCTGAGTAAAAGAGTAGAACTGAAGAATTTGCAGCCTAAGATTTCAAATGAGAATGTTGTGCTTGAGGGATATCTGTGA
- the LOC103428458 gene encoding diaminopimelate epimerase, chloroplastic-like — translation MNVEAAEKASPASFLDRREAGFLHFVKYHGLGNDFILVDNRDSSEPKISPEQAAKLCDRNFGIGADGVIFALPGINGTDYTMRIYNSDGSEPEMCGNGVRCFARFIADLENLQGRHSFKVHTGAGLIIPEIQEDGKVKVDMGEPILKASDVPTRLPANKDQSVVKSGLNVDGVTWNVTCVSMGNPHCITFGTEGGQNLKVDELKLAEIGPKFENHEVFPARTNTEFVQVFTHSHLKMRVWERGAGATLACGTGACAVVVAAVLEGRAERNCTVDLPGGPLQIEWREENNHIYMTGPAEVVFYGSVPL, via the exons ATGAACGTGGAAGCCGCAGAGAAGGCATCCCCCGCCTCCTTTCTCGACCGCAGAGAAGCCGGATTCCTCCACTTCGTCAAGTACCACGGCCTCGGCAACGACTTCATCCTG GTTGATAACAGAGATTCTTCGGAACCTAAAATCAGTCCGGAGCAGGCGGCGAAGCTGTGTGATCGGAACTTTGGGATTGGCGCCGACGGAGTGATCTTCGCTCTGCCGGGCATCAACGGCACTGATTATACAATGAGGATTTACAATTCTGATGGGAGCGAGCCCGAG ATGTGTGGTAATGGAGTCCGGTGTTTTGCCAGATTCATTGCCGATCTCGAAAATTTGCAGGGACGGCATAG CTTTAAGGTGCATACTGGTGCTGGTCTAATTATTCCGGAAATTCAAGAAGATGGGAAG GTTAAAGTTGATATGGGGGAACCAATTCTTAAGGCTTCAGACGTACCTACAAGACTGCCTGCAAACAAAGATCAATCTGTTGTTAAGTCGGGTCTGAATGTAGATGGAGTAACCTGGAATGTAACCTGTGTTAGTATGGGAAATCCTCATTGCATAACTTTTGGCACAGAAGGAGGCCAG AATTTGAAGGTTGATGAATTGAAGTTGGCTGAAATTGGTCCCAAGTTTGAGAATCATGAGGTGTTTCCAGCACGAACTAACACAG AATTTGTGCAAGTTTTCACTCATTCGCACCTAAAGATGCGTGTTTGGGAGCGTGGGGCGG GAGCAACACTTGCTTGCGGAACTGGAGCTTGTGCTGTAGTGGTTGCCGCAGTTCTTGAAGGTCGTGCTGAGCGA AACTGCACGGTTGATCTACCGGGAGGGCCGTTGCAGATTGAGTGGAGAGAGGAGAACAATCACATCTACATGACAGGCCCAGCTGAAGTCGTATTTTACGGATCAGTGCCTCTATGA